The following coding sequences lie in one Bacteroidales bacterium genomic window:
- the mce gene encoding methylmalonyl-CoA epimerase, whose amino-acid sequence MNISHIEHIGIAVKNLEESIKYYENVLGFKCYAVEEVAEQKVKTAFFMVGQTKIELLESTDPEGPIGRFIEKKGEGIHHIAFAARDLESSLTELESKGVQLIDKTPRKGAEGLHIAFLHPKSTIGVLTELCEDKNKK is encoded by the coding sequence ATGAATATTTCACATATTGAACACATCGGAATTGCAGTTAAAAACCTTGAAGAAAGCATAAAATACTACGAAAACGTATTGGGTTTCAAGTGTTATGCTGTGGAAGAGGTGGCTGAACAGAAAGTAAAAACGGCATTTTTTATGGTTGGCCAGACGAAAATTGAATTGCTTGAATCAACAGATCCGGAGGGACCTATTGGCAGATTTATCGAGAAAAAAGGAGAGGGTATACACCACATAGCGTTTGCTGCCCGCGATCTCGAATCATCATTGACCGAACTGGAATCCAAAGGGGTACAATTGATCGACAAAACACCGCGTAAGGGCGCCGAAGGCCTGCATATTGCTTTTTTGCATCCCAAATCAACCATCGGCGTACTGACTGAATTATGTGAAGACAAAAACAAAAAGTGA
- a CDS encoding acyl-CoA carboxylase subunit beta, whose amino-acid sequence MALQDKIKELLDKREQAKLGGGQKRIDSQHKKGKLTARERIDMLLDEGSFEEFDMFVTHRCTNFGLEKETYMSDGVVTGYGTIDGRMVYIFAQDFTVFGGSLSETFAQKICKVMDMAMKVGAPVIGINDSGGARIQEGVTSLAGYAEIFQRNIMASGVIPQISAIFGPCAGGAVYSPALTDFIMMTKKNSYMFVTGPKVVKTVTGEIITDEELGGAMIHGTKSGVNHFVAEDEQEGFMLIRKLLSYLPQNNLEDPPLAPCDDPIDRLEDFLNEIVPDNPNKPYDVKDVIHAIVDEGEFFEVMRHFAPNIVIGYARFNGMSVGIVANQPNYLAGVLDINASRKAARFVRFCDAFNIPLVTLVDVPGFLPGTTQEYGGIIIHGAKLLYAYGEATVPKVTVTLRKSYGGAHDVMSSKQLRGDINYAWPSAEIAVMGPKGAIEVLFQKDLKEITDEAEKEKFIAQKENDYKDKFANPYQAAKYGYIDDVIEPRNTRFRVIRALQSLATKKDSNPPKKHSNLPL is encoded by the coding sequence ATGGCTTTACAAGACAAAATAAAAGAGCTGCTCGACAAACGGGAACAGGCAAAACTCGGCGGAGGCCAAAAACGCATTGATTCACAGCACAAAAAAGGAAAACTCACGGCGAGGGAAAGAATAGACATGCTTTTGGATGAAGGCAGTTTTGAGGAGTTTGATATGTTTGTAACCCATCGTTGTACAAATTTTGGGTTGGAAAAAGAAACGTACATGTCGGATGGTGTTGTTACCGGATATGGAACCATTGACGGACGTATGGTGTATATTTTTGCTCAGGATTTTACGGTTTTCGGCGGTTCGCTTTCAGAGACCTTTGCACAGAAAATCTGCAAAGTAATGGATATGGCCATGAAAGTAGGTGCCCCGGTCATCGGCATCAACGACAGCGGCGGAGCCCGCATTCAGGAAGGCGTTACCAGCCTTGCCGGATATGCTGAAATTTTTCAGCGTAATATTATGGCATCGGGTGTTATACCTCAGATTTCAGCCATTTTCGGCCCTTGTGCCGGTGGCGCCGTGTATTCTCCTGCCTTGACGGATTTTATCATGATGACCAAGAAAAACAGTTATATGTTTGTGACCGGCCCCAAGGTGGTAAAAACCGTTACCGGAGAAATAATAACGGATGAAGAACTCGGTGGCGCCATGATTCATGGAACAAAATCCGGCGTCAATCATTTTGTGGCAGAAGATGAACAGGAAGGGTTTATGCTGATAAGAAAACTTCTGAGCTATCTTCCGCAGAACAACCTCGAAGATCCACCCTTAGCGCCCTGCGACGATCCTATTGATCGTCTGGAAGATTTTCTCAACGAGATCGTTCCCGATAATCCAAATAAACCTTATGATGTAAAAGATGTTATTCACGCTATCGTAGATGAGGGTGAGTTCTTTGAGGTCATGAGGCATTTTGCCCCAAACATTGTGATCGGGTATGCAAGGTTTAACGGTATGTCGGTCGGTATTGTAGCGAATCAGCCCAACTACCTTGCCGGGGTGCTTGATATCAATGCCTCGCGCAAAGCCGCACGTTTTGTACGCTTCTGCGATGCCTTTAATATTCCTCTGGTTACTTTGGTCGATGTGCCGGGATTTTTACCGGGTACCACTCAGGAATACGGCGGGATTATCATTCATGGCGCTAAACTTTTATATGCTTATGGCGAAGCTACAGTGCCCAAGGTTACTGTAACGCTGCGTAAATCTTATGGCGGCGCCCATGATGTGATGAGTTCCAAACAACTGAGGGGGGATATCAACTATGCATGGCCTTCAGCGGAAATCGCTGTTATGGGACCCAAAGGCGCTATTGAAGTTTTATTCCAGAAAGACCTCAAGGAAATAACTGATGAAGCAGAAAAAGAAAAATTCATCGCCCAGAAGGAAAATGATTACAAGGATAAATTTGCCAATCCCTACCAGGCGGCAAAATACGGATATATTGACGATGTGATCGAGCCGAGAAATACCAGGTTCCGGGTGATTCGCGCACTGCAGTCGCTGGCAACAAAAAAGGATTCCAACCCTCCGAAAAAACATTCCAACTTACCACTTTAA
- a CDS encoding biotin/lipoyl-binding protein: protein MSKYKFQINKNQYEVEISNIDDNIADVLVNGTSYKVEVDKSLQTTKTPKLVRTVAVPSTDASPQTAKTSSPSAPKGSGVVKSPLPGIILNIYVNVGDSVSIGQKIITLEAMKMENNINSDKEGKVTNIKVKKGDAVMEGDVLVEIN from the coding sequence ATGAGTAAATATAAATTTCAAATAAATAAAAATCAGTACGAAGTCGAAATATCCAATATTGATGATAATATTGCAGATGTTTTAGTTAACGGCACTTCATACAAGGTTGAAGTTGACAAGTCGTTGCAGACGACAAAAACGCCAAAACTGGTACGGACTGTAGCTGTACCTTCGACAGATGCATCGCCTCAGACTGCCAAAACCTCATCGCCTTCTGCTCCTAAAGGAAGCGGCGTGGTCAAATCCCCCCTGCCGGGTATCATTTTAAACATTTATGTTAATGTTGGCGATTCCGTGTCGATCGGGCAAAAAATAATTACTCTTGAAGCAATGAAAATGGAAAACAATATCAATTCTGATAAAGAAGGGAAAGTAACCAATATCAAAGTTAAAAAGGGTGATGCTGTTATGGAAGGTGATGTTCTAGTGGAAATTAATTAA
- a CDS encoding TerC/Alx family metal homeostasis membrane protein encodes MNPVTIYWIVFIALFIVVFLIDFYVTDHRKGQLTVKTSLKWTALWISIALLFGVSLYFFFPQNPDSAVKTGPVMMTKFISGYLTEYSLSVDNLFVFIMIFSMMAVSAKNQPRLLKLGILISIVLRILFILVGMELVEQFHWIIYIFGAILIWTAYKMAFTKEDDQVDPTKNILYKGASKLFPVDPDKDPHKFIHKINGKWHITSILLVLLVLGSTDVLFAVDSIPAIIGVIKEGATNILTPGEENFIAITSNVFAVMGLISLFFALKGIIGLFRFLKHGVSFILFFIGAKMLVSAIPAVGKFFSMHSWVSLVVIVSTLTLSILLSMVISEKKEINELKEEVETLKDDILD; translated from the coding sequence ATGAATCCTGTTACAATTTATTGGATCGTTTTTATTGCGTTATTCATAGTGGTTTTTTTAATAGATTTTTATGTTACCGATCACCGGAAAGGCCAGTTGACGGTAAAAACTTCGTTGAAATGGACCGCACTATGGATCAGTATCGCTTTGCTTTTCGGAGTTTCTCTTTATTTTTTCTTTCCGCAAAATCCCGATAGTGCAGTAAAAACAGGACCTGTGATGATGACGAAATTCATTTCAGGGTATTTAACGGAATATTCTCTTTCGGTTGATAACCTTTTTGTTTTTATCATGATCTTTTCTATGATGGCGGTAAGTGCAAAAAATCAACCCCGTTTGTTAAAACTGGGGATTTTAATCTCCATCGTATTGCGCATATTGTTTATTTTAGTGGGAATGGAACTTGTGGAACAATTCCATTGGATCATATATATATTTGGCGCTATTCTTATTTGGACCGCCTACAAAATGGCTTTTACCAAAGAAGATGACCAGGTTGATCCTACAAAAAATATTCTTTACAAAGGTGCATCAAAGCTTTTTCCTGTTGACCCGGACAAGGATCCTCATAAATTTATACATAAAATAAACGGGAAATGGCACATAACATCCATCTTGCTGGTGCTTCTGGTACTGGGGTCTACCGATGTTTTGTTTGCGGTGGATTCTATACCTGCTATTATTGGCGTTATCAAGGAAGGTGCGACCAACATTTTAACACCCGGGGAAGAAAATTTTATTGCCATAACCTCCAATGTTTTTGCTGTGATGGGACTGATTTCTTTATTTTTCGCACTTAAAGGAATTATTGGCCTGTTCCGTTTTTTAAAACACGGGGTCAGTTTCATACTTTTCTTTATTGGCGCTAAAATGTTAGTGTCGGCTATTCCTGCCGTAGGGAAATTTTTCTCCATGCACTCATGGGTTTCCTTAGTAGTAATTGTCTCTACCTTGACCCTGTCCATTCTTCTATCTATGGTTATCTCAGAAAAAAAAGAAATCAATGAATTAAAAGAAGAAGTTGAAACTTTGAAGGATGATATATTAGATTAA
- a CDS encoding sodium ion-translocating decarboxylase subunit beta, with amino-acid sequence MDFESLLPVLYSITWQNLVMIAVGLTLIYLAIAKQYEPNLLLPMGFGAVLVNIPLTSALTQIDPVTGKALEGALTVFYEAGIANEVFPLLIFIAIGAMIDFSPLFKNPLLLLFGAAAQFGIFLTMMGATLLGFDLKEAASIGIIGAADGPTSIFVSARFAPELLGPISVAAYSYMALVPIIQPPVIRLLTTKKERCIHMEAHAKNVSKTSLILFPIIVTIFAGIIAPSSLALIGFLMFGNLIRECGVLNKLSLAAQNELSSIVTILLGISIASTMTAERFVRLDTLMIIGLGLVAFIFDTFGGVMFAKGMNIFLPARKKINPMVGACGISAFPMSARVIHGMGQKEDPTNYLLMHAVSANVGGQIGSVVAGGLILSLIPLFC; translated from the coding sequence ATGGATTTTGAAAGCTTGTTACCGGTTCTTTATAGTATTACATGGCAAAACCTGGTAATGATCGCTGTGGGTTTAACACTCATTTATCTTGCCATCGCTAAGCAATACGAACCAAATTTATTACTGCCCATGGGTTTTGGTGCAGTGTTAGTGAACATCCCTTTAACTTCAGCACTTACCCAAATTGATCCGGTAACCGGAAAAGCACTGGAAGGAGCTTTAACAGTTTTTTACGAAGCCGGTATTGCCAATGAAGTTTTCCCGTTGCTTATTTTCATAGCTATCGGGGCGATGATTGATTTTTCTCCTTTGTTTAAAAATCCTTTGTTGTTATTATTCGGTGCAGCCGCCCAGTTTGGTATATTCCTGACCATGATGGGTGCGACATTGCTCGGATTCGACTTGAAAGAAGCCGCTTCTATAGGTATTATCGGTGCTGCAGATGGCCCGACTTCCATTTTTGTATCTGCGAGGTTTGCTCCGGAGTTGTTAGGTCCTATTTCTGTGGCTGCCTATTCGTATATGGCTCTGGTGCCCATCATTCAACCTCCGGTAATCCGCTTGCTGACAACCAAAAAAGAACGTTGTATTCACATGGAAGCCCATGCCAAAAACGTATCAAAAACTTCGCTCATACTTTTTCCAATAATTGTAACCATATTTGCCGGTATCATAGCTCCTTCCTCGCTTGCACTCATTGGATTTCTGATGTTTGGCAACCTGATAAGAGAGTGTGGTGTGCTGAATAAGTTATCGTTGGCTGCACAGAATGAATTATCAAGCATTGTTACTATCCTGCTGGGGATTAGCATCGCAAGCACTATGACTGCCGAGCGATTTGTAAGGCTGGACACCCTGATGATCATCGGCTTGGGACTGGTTGCTTTTATCTTCGATACGTTTGGAGGAGTTATGTTTGCCAAGGGTATGAATATTTTCCTGCCTGCACGCAAGAAAATCAATCCTATGGTCGGCGCCTGCGGTATTTCCGCTTTTCCGATGTCGGCCCGTGTAATACATGGTATGGGGCAAAAAGAAGACCCTACCAATTATTTGCTCATGCATGCCGTGAGTGCTAACGTAGGCGGGCAAATCGGCTCTGTTGTTGCCGGAGGCCTTATTCTGTCGTTGATTCCGTTATTTTGTTAA
- the dnaX gene encoding DNA polymerase III subunit gamma/tau, whose product MENYIVSARKYRPSTFEMVVGQDTITSTLKNAIKNDKLAQAFLFCGPRGVGKTTCARILAKTINCQNLKDNCQPCDACPSCVSFNELTSFNIHELDAASNNSVDDIRALVDQVRIPPQVGKYKVYIIDEVHMLSSAAFNAFLKTLEEPPSFAKFILATTEKHKILPTILSRCQIFDFKRITVEGMASYLAYVAESEKISADTDALHTIAQKADGAMRDALSIFDQLAISTNNRITFQSVIDNLNILDYEYYFKMTEIILESRYFDALNLIDTILENGFDGQIFLEGFASHLRNLLVCKNTSTLNLLEASENIKNKYAQLAKQCDDDFIIRNLDIVNRFDFEYKSSNHKRLHLELAFIKMCSLNEGPAENAQTSYPLNKKKTEPVEKKAEDKKETSYTYTDKPDFTEKNEIKKAVLSAGKIISITEDKEKTHTIAEEKKIDYGNETITSESLEKAWDEMASQYEKQASFYRALKSRNPEIDETGNIYFLFDNKIQYSEFKTKKPEILHKLRVALKNGNVDIDGGVSEMTEDNTQPFTSEEKYRKMLEKNPDLKKFKDSLDLEIE is encoded by the coding sequence ATGGAGAATTATATTGTTTCAGCTCGTAAGTACCGCCCTTCTACTTTCGAAATGGTTGTGGGTCAGGACACTATCACTTCAACCCTGAAAAATGCCATAAAAAACGATAAGCTGGCCCAGGCTTTTTTATTTTGCGGACCACGTGGTGTTGGTAAAACCACCTGTGCAAGGATTTTAGCTAAAACAATAAACTGCCAGAACCTTAAAGATAACTGTCAACCCTGCGATGCATGCCCTTCTTGTGTATCCTTTAACGAACTAACATCTTTCAATATACACGAACTGGATGCTGCATCAAATAATTCTGTTGATGACATACGAGCTTTGGTTGACCAGGTGCGCATACCTCCTCAGGTTGGAAAATATAAAGTGTATATCATTGACGAAGTTCACATGCTATCATCTGCCGCATTCAATGCGTTTTTAAAAACACTTGAAGAACCCCCTTCGTTTGCAAAATTTATTTTAGCCACAACAGAAAAACACAAAATACTTCCCACTATTTTATCCCGCTGCCAGATATTTGATTTTAAAAGAATTACAGTGGAAGGCATGGCTTCTTATCTTGCATATGTTGCCGAATCCGAAAAAATTTCCGCCGATACCGACGCCCTGCATACCATAGCTCAAAAAGCCGACGGTGCTATGCGCGATGCACTTTCTATTTTCGACCAGTTAGCTATTTCCACAAACAACCGCATCACATTTCAGTCTGTTATTGATAATTTGAATATTCTCGATTATGAATATTATTTCAAGATGACGGAAATAATCCTTGAGAGCAGATACTTCGATGCTTTAAACCTTATTGATACTATATTGGAAAATGGTTTCGACGGACAGATATTTCTGGAGGGATTTGCTTCGCATCTCCGTAACCTCTTGGTTTGTAAAAATACATCAACACTGAATCTTCTCGAAGCAAGTGAAAATATTAAAAACAAATATGCCCAGCTTGCCAAACAATGTGACGATGATTTCATAATCAGAAACTTAGATATTGTCAACCGTTTTGATTTTGAGTATAAAAGCAGCAACCACAAGAGGTTGCATCTGGAGCTGGCGTTTATTAAAATGTGTAGTCTAAATGAAGGCCCAGCAGAAAATGCCCAGACTTCATATCCGCTGAATAAAAAAAAAACTGAGCCGGTAGAAAAAAAAGCGGAAGATAAAAAAGAAACTTCCTATACATACACTGACAAGCCCGATTTTACAGAAAAAAACGAAATTAAAAAAGCTGTATTATCCGCCGGAAAAATAATTTCCATTACAGAGGATAAAGAAAAAACACATACCATCGCTGAAGAAAAAAAGATTGATTATGGCAACGAAACTATTACTTCTGAGTCTTTAGAAAAAGCCTGGGACGAGATGGCCAGCCAATATGAAAAACAAGCAAGTTTTTACAGAGCACTGAAAAGCAGAAATCCGGAAATAGACGAAACGGGAAATATTTATTTTTTGTTTGACAACAAAATTCAGTATAGCGAATTCAAAACAAAAAAGCCCGAAATACTTCACAAATTAAGAGTTGCTTTAAAAAATGGTAATGTGGATATTGACGGAGGAGTGTCCGAAATGACGGAAGATAACACTCAGCCGTTCACTTCTGAAGAAAAATACCGCAAAATGCTTGAAAAAAATCCTGATTTAAAGAAATTTAAAGATAGCCTTGACTTGGAAATTGAATAA
- a CDS encoding insulinase family protein, whose product MKRKFKTNQKLLLVLLGLVFILQSVYAQEYKFTKFPNDPLNARIYKLKNGLTVFMTIYKDEPRIQTYIATRAGSKNDPSDATGLAHYFEHMMFKGTSKIGSINFEKEGPMVATIDSLFEVYRGIKPDDKTNRDKIYRLIDSISTEASKFVIPNEYDKLLSIIGATGTNAYTSLEQTVYVNNIPANQLENWLTIEAERFRQPVLRLFHTELETIYEEYNMTISNDQVKMYFALLKALFQKHTYGTQTVIGTPEHLKSPSMKRVREFYSKNYVPNNMAICLSGDFDPDVTIALIDKIWGDLTPSDVEPYNYEPEEPITAPRIVTVTGPDAENVSLAFRFGGANTKDAIMLPLFDMILANSAAGLIDLNLVQKQKVLSATANCEILADYSFELLTGKPKEGQTLDQVKDLLLEQIEKIKKGEFDDWLLEAIITDMKLRQVKEYEKNESRAHAFVEAFTLGVPWEKYSNKIEIFSKVTKQDIIDFANKNFGNNYVLIYKKTGKDETIDKIKKPKITKIKINRDDKSEFLKIIEEQKVRDIEPVFLDYNTDIKKFQQKNLEVLYVKNNENKTFDLYYVFDFGVNHDKKLGMAIDYLEYLGTSKYSPEEIKKEFFKLGCSFEVFKSYDQVWVSLSGLTENIEKGMMLFESLLSDCQPNPEALANLVNDKLKQRENNKKNQQIIFSQMVMYGIYGAQSPVTNILSESELNKLNTQELIDRIKNLTKHYHKILYYGSNTTEELKILIEKYHNVPDAFVPIPEETKFAEQPTNENKVYQVDYDMKQAMLLMLSQSEVYDKNKEPLIRLYNEYFGGSMNAIVFQEMRESRALAYAAMSVYQNLLQKKENHNYNISFIMTQTDKLGDALKAFFDLMNNMPEAEKSFELAKNSIIQAMRTERITQSDILFNYETARRLGQDKDIRREIFKVIPDLKFNDIKQFQEAYIKGKPQTILVLGPSKSLDFKMLKSYGKVKKLKLKDIFGY is encoded by the coding sequence ATGAAAAGAAAATTCAAAACAAATCAAAAACTTTTATTGGTATTACTGGGACTTGTTTTTATTCTTCAAAGCGTATATGCTCAGGAATATAAATTTACAAAATTTCCTAATGACCCCCTGAATGCAAGAATTTACAAGCTTAAAAACGGCCTCACGGTTTTTATGACCATTTATAAAGACGAGCCGCGCATACAAACTTATATTGCCACCAGGGCAGGGAGCAAAAACGACCCTTCGGATGCAACCGGACTTGCACATTATTTTGAACACATGATGTTTAAGGGAACTTCCAAAATTGGCAGTATAAATTTTGAAAAGGAAGGCCCCATGGTAGCTACGATTGATAGCTTGTTCGAAGTGTACCGAGGTATTAAACCCGACGACAAAACCAATCGTGATAAAATCTATCGCCTTATTGACAGTATTTCCACCGAAGCATCAAAATTTGTAATACCTAATGAATATGATAAACTATTAAGCATTATCGGAGCTACAGGAACCAACGCTTACACATCGCTTGAGCAAACTGTATATGTGAACAATATCCCCGCCAACCAGCTGGAAAACTGGCTTACTATTGAAGCCGAACGCTTCAGACAGCCTGTACTTCGCTTGTTTCATACCGAGCTAGAAACCATATATGAAGAGTATAACATGACTATTTCCAACGACCAGGTTAAAATGTATTTTGCATTATTAAAAGCTTTATTTCAAAAACATACCTACGGAACACAAACGGTGATTGGTACTCCGGAACATTTGAAAAGCCCTTCGATGAAACGTGTCAGGGAATTTTATAGCAAAAACTATGTCCCCAATAATATGGCTATTTGCCTTTCGGGTGATTTTGATCCGGATGTGACCATCGCTTTGATTGATAAAATTTGGGGTGATTTAACACCTTCTGACGTAGAACCGTATAATTATGAGCCCGAAGAACCTATCACGGCACCACGTATAGTTACAGTTACAGGCCCCGATGCAGAAAATGTTTCTCTTGCTTTTCGATTTGGGGGGGCGAATACTAAAGATGCTATTATGCTGCCCCTGTTCGATATGATACTGGCAAATTCCGCCGCCGGATTGATTGACCTTAATTTGGTACAGAAACAAAAAGTTTTATCTGCAACAGCAAACTGTGAAATACTTGCCGATTATTCTTTTGAATTACTTACCGGAAAACCAAAAGAAGGCCAAACACTTGACCAGGTAAAAGATCTTTTACTGGAACAAATTGAAAAAATTAAAAAAGGCGAATTCGACGACTGGTTGCTTGAAGCAATTATAACTGACATGAAATTGCGTCAGGTGAAAGAGTATGAAAAAAACGAATCAAGGGCTCACGCTTTTGTTGAGGCATTTACACTCGGTGTACCGTGGGAAAAATACTCCAATAAAATCGAAATATTTTCAAAAGTGACCAAACAGGACATCATAGATTTTGCCAATAAAAATTTCGGGAACAACTATGTTTTAATTTATAAAAAGACAGGCAAGGATGAGACGATTGATAAAATTAAAAAACCCAAGATTACCAAAATAAAAATAAACCGCGATGACAAATCGGAATTTTTAAAGATTATAGAAGAGCAGAAGGTACGCGACATTGAACCGGTATTTCTTGATTATAATACCGATATTAAAAAATTCCAGCAAAAGAACCTGGAAGTATTATATGTTAAAAACAATGAAAATAAAACTTTTGATTTATACTATGTTTTTGATTTTGGAGTAAATCACGATAAAAAATTGGGTATGGCTATTGATTACCTTGAATATCTCGGTACATCAAAATACAGCCCCGAGGAAATCAAAAAAGAATTTTTTAAATTAGGATGCTCTTTTGAGGTTTTCAAATCTTATGACCAGGTTTGGGTTTCGCTTAGCGGCCTTACCGAAAATATTGAAAAAGGAATGATGCTCTTCGAATCCTTATTGTCCGACTGCCAGCCCAATCCCGAAGCCCTTGCGAATCTTGTTAATGATAAACTCAAACAACGAGAAAACAATAAGAAAAACCAGCAGATTATTTTTTCGCAGATGGTCATGTATGGTATCTATGGGGCTCAATCACCTGTTACTAATATTTTAAGTGAAAGCGAATTAAACAAACTGAACACTCAGGAACTGATTGACAGAATCAAAAACTTAACAAAACATTATCATAAAATATTGTATTACGGAAGCAATACTACAGAAGAACTAAAAATTTTGATAGAAAAATATCACAATGTTCCGGATGCGTTTGTTCCCATACCTGAGGAAACAAAATTCGCGGAACAGCCAACCAATGAAAATAAAGTTTATCAGGTTGACTATGATATGAAACAGGCGATGCTTCTGATGCTTAGCCAAAGCGAAGTGTATGATAAAAACAAGGAGCCCCTTATCCGTCTTTACAATGAGTATTTTGGCGGTTCGATGAATGCCATTGTATTTCAGGAAATGCGGGAATCAAGGGCATTGGCTTATGCTGCCATGTCTGTTTACCAGAATTTGCTTCAGAAAAAAGAAAACCACAATTACAATATTTCGTTTATCATGACTCAAACCGATAAGCTCGGAGATGCACTAAAAGCATTTTTTGATTTGATGAACAATATGCCTGAAGCCGAAAAATCATTTGAACTTGCCAAGAACTCTATAATTCAGGCGATGCGTACCGAAAGAATCACACAATCGGATATTTTGTTTAATTACGAAACAGCACGTAGGTTGGGCCAGGACAAAGACATACGCCGCGAAATATTTAAAGTTATACCCGATTTGAAATTCAATGATATTAAACAATTTCAGGAAGCCTATATCAAAGGGAAGCCACAGACTATTTTGGTTTTAGGCCCTTCAAAATCGCTGGATTTTAAAATGTTGAAATCATATGGCAAGGTAAAGAAATTGAAGCTTAAAGATATCTTTGGATATTAA
- the miaB gene encoding tRNA (N6-isopentenyl adenosine(37)-C2)-methylthiotransferase MiaB, translating into MIPNTYHIETYGCQMNFSDSEIVASVLNKANYVQVSKPEEASLIFLNTCSIREHAEQRVLNRLKHLKSLKNKNNRLIIGILGCMAERIQDKLFEEGADLIAGPDTYRELPQMIQEVINHSKAVNTLLSESETYEDINPLRIGNNEVSAFISIMRGCQNFCSYCVVPYTRGSERSRSPESILVEAKELFENGYREVILLGQNVNSYRSGVYGFPKLISKVAEINPLLRIRFATSHPKDLSNDLIEVIAEYPNICKSIHLPLQSGSNRILQLMNRKYTSEFYLDRINAIYKAIPECSISSDIIAGFCSETEEDHQQTIAVMKQAAFDYAFMFKYSERSGTTASEKMNDDVPEKTKLRRLNEIINLQNQLSLHSNKKDIGKISEVLVEGTSKRSSKQLSGRTSQNKVVVFTDDKHKAGDYVNVRITQCSSATLQGDVAPY; encoded by the coding sequence ATGATTCCTAATACTTATCATATTGAAACTTATGGCTGCCAAATGAATTTTTCGGACAGCGAAATTGTTGCTTCCGTATTAAACAAAGCGAATTATGTGCAGGTTTCAAAGCCCGAAGAAGCCTCATTGATTTTTTTAAATACCTGTTCCATTAGAGAACATGCCGAACAACGTGTTTTGAACCGCCTGAAACACCTGAAAAGCCTGAAGAATAAAAACAACCGGTTGATTATCGGTATACTGGGTTGCATGGCTGAACGCATACAAGACAAGCTGTTTGAAGAAGGCGCCGACCTGATTGCAGGCCCTGACACATACCGGGAATTGCCCCAAATGATTCAGGAAGTTATTAATCACAGCAAAGCAGTAAATACTTTACTTTCCGAATCTGAAACTTACGAAGATATTAACCCCCTAAGAATTGGCAACAATGAAGTTTCTGCATTTATATCCATTATGAGAGGGTGCCAGAACTTTTGTTCATACTGTGTTGTTCCTTACACACGAGGAAGCGAACGAAGCCGTTCACCCGAAAGCATACTTGTTGAAGCCAAAGAACTTTTCGAAAATGGGTACAGGGAAGTTATACTTCTCGGGCAAAATGTGAACTCATACCGTTCGGGAGTGTATGGCTTTCCGAAACTTATCTCCAAAGTTGCCGAAATCAATCCGCTCTTACGCATCCGTTTTGCCACATCCCATCCTAAAGACCTTTCGAACGATTTGATAGAAGTCATTGCCGAGTATCCCAATATCTGTAAATCCATACACCTGCCTCTTCAGTCGGGCAGCAACCGCATTCTGCAACTGATGAACCGAAAATACACAAGTGAATTTTATCTTGACCGTATCAACGCCATTTATAAAGCCATACCTGAATGTAGTATCTCCTCAGATATCATCGCTGGCTTCTGCAGCGAAACCGAAGAAGACCACCAACAGACCATTGCAGTGATGAAACAAGCTGCATTTGATTATGCATTTATGTTTAAATATTCGGAGCGCTCAGGCACCACTGCTTCTGAGAAAATGAACGATGATGTGCCCGAAAAAACTAAATTACGCCGCCTGAATGAAATAATTAATTTACAAAACCAACTATCACTACATAGTAATAAAAAAGATATCGGCAAAATTTCAGAAGTACTTGTTGAAGGTACTTCTAAACGCTCATCCAAACAATTAAGCGGCAGGACTTCACAAAACAAAGTGGTGGTTTTTACTGATGACAAGCATAAAGCAGGGGATTACGTGAATGTGAGAATTACACAATGCTCTTCTGCAACATTGCAAGGAGATGTTGCACCATATTGA